A portion of the Adhaeribacter radiodurans genome contains these proteins:
- a CDS encoding sugar phosphate isomerase/epimerase family protein, translating to MQNRRNFLRASGALMLGGLGTLMLPGCNTKDAKTTSETASADSTATAASNQTSTATNLAAPGLQLYTVRELLEKDLKGTLQKIADIGYKNMESAAGSKGHYYGMKPKEFASMLEGMGMQLRSSHVQVGYNTGGKKPEHETLTYDLQKLVDMAAESGQKYLTCAYLAPNERRNLDDYKSHIALFNKAGEACKKAGLQFAYHNHDFEFETVDGQRPYDLMLAQTDKDLVKMELDLYWATKSGNDPIGLFEKNPGRFPLWHVKDMDKTEKKFFTEVGNGSIDFKRIFDAANTSGMEYYFVEQDVTPGNPLDSITTSYKNLGKVVTV from the coding sequence ATGCAAAATAGAAGAAATTTTTTGAGAGCTTCCGGCGCCTTAATGTTAGGAGGTTTGGGAACTTTAATGCTCCCGGGTTGTAACACCAAAGATGCCAAAACTACTTCCGAAACTGCTTCGGCGGATAGTACGGCTACTGCTGCCTCCAACCAAACATCTACGGCGACCAATTTAGCGGCTCCAGGTTTGCAATTGTATACCGTTCGTGAATTACTCGAGAAAGATTTAAAAGGCACCTTGCAGAAAATAGCCGACATCGGGTATAAAAATATGGAGTCGGCTGCCGGTTCCAAGGGCCATTATTACGGCATGAAGCCGAAAGAATTTGCTTCGATGTTGGAAGGTATGGGCATGCAGCTCAGAAGTTCGCACGTGCAAGTAGGTTATAACACAGGAGGCAAAAAACCAGAGCATGAAACCCTCACCTACGATTTGCAAAAGCTCGTTGATATGGCGGCTGAATCCGGTCAAAAATATTTGACTTGCGCTTACCTGGCACCCAATGAACGCCGGAACCTGGATGATTATAAGAGCCATATAGCCTTGTTTAACAAAGCGGGCGAAGCTTGTAAAAAGGCCGGTTTGCAGTTTGCTTACCATAATCATGATTTCGAGTTTGAGACCGTGGATGGCCAAAGACCGTATGACTTAATGCTGGCTCAGACCGACAAAGATTTAGTAAAAATGGAACTGGATCTTTACTGGGCTACTAAATCCGGCAATGATCCGATAGGTTTATTCGAAAAAAATCCGGGTCGTTTCCCGCTCTGGCACGTGAAAGACATGGATAAAACCGAGAAGAAATTCTTTACCGAAGTAGGTAACGGTTCCATCGATTTTAAACGCATTTTTGATGCAGCTAATACTTCAGGTATGGAATATTATTTTGTTGAGCAGGATGTTACTCCGGGCAACCCGCTTGATAGCATTACCACCAGCTATAAAAATTTAGGCAAAGTAGTAACAGTTTAA
- a CDS encoding UxaA family hydrolase, whose translation MQAKVLKVHPQDDVIVALTDLKKGEAILFENETYLLQDNVAAKHKFAAKDFAVGDPVTMYGVLVGKAMLPILRGGLISTANLKHAASDYSGRTKQYTWTAPEVSKWQNRTFNGFHRPDGKVGTANYWLFVPTVFCENRNLDIIKEALTKELGYGKSQKYQNQARQLVELYKQSHSADAIASTDFKLYAEEFETRRVFENIDGIKFLTHQGGCGGTRQDSEILSKLLVGYMDHPNVAGVTILSLGCQHLQYDQMQQHIRERNPNFDKPVYFFEQQTSQSEEQLLGDAIKQTFVGLIEANKQTRQPAPLSKLVLGVKCGGSDGFSGISANPALGYAADLVVALGGSVLLAEFPELNGVEQELVDRSVDDETANKFIRLMKGYSAQAQAVGSGFDMNPSPGNIKDGLITDAIKSAGAAKKGGTAPVADVLDYTEPVRKPGLSLVCTPGNDVEATTGKAGSGANIIVFTTGLGTPTGNPVCPVVKISTNTKLAQRMADIIDLDTGDIITGQATIESKGEEILEFCIKVASGEIIPKAVQLGQDDFIPWKRGVSL comes from the coding sequence ATGCAAGCTAAAGTATTAAAAGTACACCCGCAGGACGATGTAATTGTAGCCCTCACCGACCTGAAAAAAGGAGAAGCCATTCTCTTTGAAAATGAAACGTATTTGCTGCAAGACAATGTAGCCGCCAAACATAAATTTGCCGCTAAAGATTTTGCCGTGGGCGATCCGGTTACCATGTACGGAGTATTAGTGGGCAAAGCCATGTTGCCCATTCTGCGGGGCGGACTTATATCAACGGCCAATTTAAAACACGCCGCTTCGGATTACAGCGGCCGCACCAAACAATATACCTGGACGGCACCCGAGGTAAGCAAATGGCAAAACCGCACCTTTAATGGTTTCCACCGCCCCGACGGTAAAGTGGGTACTGCTAATTACTGGCTGTTTGTGCCAACCGTATTTTGCGAAAACCGGAACCTGGATATTATAAAAGAAGCCCTGACCAAAGAACTTGGGTACGGCAAAAGTCAGAAATACCAAAACCAGGCGCGGCAATTAGTGGAATTATACAAACAAAGCCACTCCGCGGATGCTATTGCCAGCACCGACTTTAAATTATACGCCGAAGAATTTGAAACCAGACGGGTTTTCGAAAACATTGACGGTATTAAATTTTTAACCCACCAGGGTGGCTGCGGCGGAACGCGTCAGGACTCTGAAATTTTAAGTAAATTATTGGTAGGCTACATGGACCATCCTAACGTAGCCGGAGTTACTATATTAAGTTTAGGTTGCCAGCATTTGCAGTACGACCAGATGCAGCAGCACATCCGGGAACGCAATCCGAACTTTGATAAGCCGGTTTACTTTTTTGAGCAGCAAACCAGCCAGAGCGAAGAACAATTACTGGGTGATGCCATAAAACAAACTTTTGTAGGTTTAATTGAAGCTAATAAACAAACCCGGCAACCGGCCCCACTGAGTAAATTAGTTTTAGGGGTAAAATGCGGCGGCTCCGATGGCTTTTCGGGTATTTCGGCTAACCCGGCATTGGGTTATGCGGCAGATTTAGTAGTAGCTTTAGGCGGTTCGGTGTTGCTCGCCGAGTTTCCGGAATTAAACGGTGTGGAACAAGAACTGGTAGACCGCAGCGTAGACGACGAAACGGCCAACAAATTTATCCGGCTCATGAAAGGCTACTCCGCCCAGGCACAAGCCGTAGGTTCTGGTTTTGATATGAATCCTTCGCCGGGGAATATTAAAGACGGTTTAATTACCGATGCTATTAAAAGTGCCGGGGCCGCAAAAAAAGGCGGAACTGCTCCCGTGGCCGATGTATTGGATTACACCGAGCCCGTGCGTAAACCCGGTTTAAGTTTAGTTTGTACCCCTGGTAACGACGTAGAAGCCACCACCGGTAAAGCAGGTTCCGGAGCCAACATTATTGTATTTACCACGGGTTTGGGTACGCCAACCGGCAACCCCGTTTGTCCGGTAGTTAAAATATCTACCAACACCAAACTGGCCCAGCGCATGGCCGACATCATAGACCTGGACACCGGCGACATTATAACCGGCCAAGCCACCATCGAAAGCAAAGGCGAAGAAATCCTGGAGTTCTGCATCAAAGTAGCCAGCGGCGAAATTATCCCCAAAGCGGTACAATTAGGTCAGGACGATTTTATTCCGTGGAAGCGCGGCGTGTCTTTGTAG
- a CDS encoding SpoIIAA family protein — protein MIPPDDRLLIKGEIADYWLDAEGILYSYSKNPKRTVQIIAANIALVKQITGNKKVPLLIYLSNSPVPDKETRKFSTEQLPEIYKAMAMVSKPGLAQLIMRILFKFKSPPIPMKSFSDDQQAREWLKQFV, from the coding sequence ATGATACCACCAGACGACCGCCTGTTAATTAAAGGAGAGATTGCTGATTACTGGTTAGATGCAGAAGGTATTTTGTATTCTTACTCCAAAAACCCGAAGCGTACCGTGCAGATTATTGCCGCTAATATTGCTTTAGTAAAACAAATTACCGGGAATAAAAAAGTGCCTTTATTAATTTATTTGAGCAACTCTCCCGTGCCAGATAAAGAAACCCGTAAATTTTCGACGGAGCAACTTCCCGAAATTTATAAAGCTATGGCAATGGTGTCTAAACCCGGACTAGCGCAGTTAATCATGCGTATTTTGTTTAAGTTTAAATCGCCACCTATTCCCATGAAATCTTTTTCAGATGACCAACAAGCCCGGGAATGGCTTAAACAATTTGTATAA
- a CDS encoding class I SAM-dependent methyltransferase, whose amino-acid sequence MTLKEIIIQKIQQEGPISFRDYMEMALYYPELGYYTSAQHKIGTQGDFYTSSSLGSAFGTMVGRQLEDMWEQLGKEAFTIVEYGAGTGALCHDILNYLKNNEELYAQLRYCIIEKSPWMRQIEASHLAEKVSWHSSIQELAPFSGCVLSNELIDNLAVHQIVMDSELMEVFVDYQEGFTEKLIPASTALKDYLTEMNVVLPLNFRTEINLEALDWQQEIASSMSKGYVLTIDYGFTSDELYQDYRRTGTIVCYHKHQVNENPYQNIGEQDITTHINFSALIHYGAKHGLELCGYTNQGRFLLALGFKEYLKSIAVPGQDEANFKQELFLTQTLLMDMGRKFKVLIQGKGIPTKELLGLKLS is encoded by the coding sequence ATGACACTTAAGGAAATAATAATCCAGAAAATCCAGCAAGAAGGCCCCATTTCTTTTCGCGATTACATGGAAATGGCATTGTATTACCCCGAATTAGGCTATTATACTTCAGCACAGCATAAAATAGGTACCCAGGGAGATTTTTATACCAGTTCCAGCCTAGGGTCGGCTTTTGGTACTATGGTTGGCCGGCAACTCGAAGACATGTGGGAGCAACTGGGCAAAGAAGCTTTTACTATTGTAGAATACGGAGCCGGAACCGGGGCTTTGTGCCACGATATTCTGAATTATTTGAAAAACAACGAAGAACTGTACGCCCAACTACGCTACTGCATTATCGAAAAAAGCCCCTGGATGCGGCAGATAGAAGCAAGCCACTTAGCCGAAAAAGTTAGCTGGCACAGTTCTATTCAGGAGCTGGCACCTTTTTCGGGCTGCGTTTTATCGAATGAGTTAATTGATAATCTGGCGGTACACCAGATTGTAATGGATAGTGAACTGATGGAAGTATTCGTGGATTACCAGGAAGGTTTTACAGAAAAGCTAATCCCTGCCTCTACTGCTTTAAAAGATTACCTGACCGAAATGAACGTGGTTTTGCCTCTAAATTTCCGGACAGAAATTAATTTGGAGGCGCTGGATTGGCAGCAGGAAATTGCCTCGTCAATGAGCAAAGGCTACGTACTAACCATTGATTATGGATTTACATCCGACGAATTGTACCAGGATTACCGCCGCACGGGTACCATTGTTTGCTACCACAAACACCAGGTGAACGAGAATCCGTACCAGAATATCGGGGAACAAGATATTACTACCCACATTAACTTTTCGGCCTTAATTCATTACGGGGCTAAACACGGGCTGGAACTTTGCGGCTACACCAACCAAGGCCGTTTTTTATTAGCCTTGGGCTTTAAAGAATATTTAAAAAGTATAGCCGTTCCCGGCCAAGACGAAGCCAACTTTAAGCAAGAACTTTTTTTAACCCAAACTTTGCTGATGGATATGGGCCGTAAGTTTAAAGTACTCATTCAGGGAAAAGGAATACCCACCAAAGAGCTTTTAGGCTTAAAGCTTTCGTAA
- a CDS encoding DUF2784 family protein: MLTWLDALFTFIHLFIIGFNLSGWIWPATRKLHLIGVGITIFCWVILGIRYGWGYCPLPITSGKLKKTRRTKSP, encoded by the coding sequence ATGTTAACCTGGCTGGATGCTCTTTTTACCTTCATTCACTTGTTTATAATAGGATTTAATTTATCTGGTTGGATTTGGCCTGCTACTCGAAAGTTGCATTTGATTGGTGTAGGAATAACTATTTTTTGCTGGGTAATTTTAGGCATTAGGTACGGCTGGGGCTATTGCCCATTACCGATTACCAGTGGCAAATTAAAGAAAACTAGGCGAACAAAATCTCCCTAA
- a CDS encoding NDR1/HIN1-like protein, which produces MSNQKKAKNWIIGLIILAVLLAIGYALVKFQKSDKKVADYIVPKLTLTSMQLTNLTAERADVKMKMIIDNPAPIGFTIDSLYYEVFIADQQVARTTYPDTLRLEAKDSTKITLPLTLYYDKLKEVTDRLAQQGQDSVNYRVNATIFSKTKLIPKDKFNLKVEKRLPLVTIPEVKITDIKITDLKFKGATMQVAATVKNRNVFSLGLKDMAYSVKIEDNEAVEGNKPGTINIPAKGTANFTIPVQLTFKEMGKTLIDFVKEGKDVSYDVKLKTELVTQSNILQDSKINLNTSGKLKTVLDAVKENVQEKKAEKKEERKERREERREARKEARK; this is translated from the coding sequence ATGAGTAATCAAAAAAAAGCAAAGAATTGGATTATCGGATTAATAATTTTAGCCGTGCTACTGGCAATTGGCTACGCGTTAGTAAAATTTCAGAAGTCAGATAAAAAAGTTGCGGATTACATTGTTCCCAAACTTACTCTAACGAGTATGCAGCTCACCAACTTAACTGCTGAACGGGCCGACGTAAAAATGAAAATGATTATTGATAATCCGGCACCCATTGGTTTTACCATTGATAGTTTGTACTACGAAGTTTTTATCGCCGACCAGCAAGTAGCCCGCACGACGTACCCCGATACTTTGCGACTAGAAGCCAAAGACAGCACGAAAATTACTTTACCCCTTACTTTGTATTACGATAAACTGAAAGAAGTAACCGACCGTTTGGCGCAGCAAGGCCAAGACAGCGTTAATTACCGGGTAAATGCCACTATTTTTTCCAAAACCAAACTTATTCCTAAAGATAAATTTAACCTGAAAGTAGAAAAACGATTGCCTTTGGTAACAATACCCGAAGTAAAAATTACGGACATTAAAATAACTGATTTAAAATTTAAAGGAGCCACCATGCAAGTGGCAGCTACGGTTAAAAACCGCAATGTTTTTTCTTTAGGCCTGAAAGATATGGCGTATTCAGTTAAAATAGAAGATAACGAAGCCGTAGAAGGCAACAAACCCGGCACTATAAACATACCCGCCAAAGGTACCGCCAACTTTACTATTCCGGTACAGCTTACTTTTAAAGAAATGGGTAAAACCCTTATTGATTTTGTAAAAGAAGGAAAAGACGTGAGCTACGACGTAAAGCTAAAAACGGAATTGGTTACCCAATCGAATATCTTACAGGATAGTAAAATAAACCTAAATACTTCGGGTAAACTTAAAACGGTTTTAGATGCGGTAAAAGAAAATGTTCAGGAGAAAAAAGCGGAGAAGAAGGAAGAACGAAAAGAACGCCGGGAAGAGAGAAGAGAAGCCAGAAAAGAAGCTAGAAAGTAA
- a CDS encoding transglutaminase-like domain-containing protein encodes MATEYTINYHTHNQYEAPVTEALFELLVAPCTDATQRITKLTYYNSLGQELYYHGNPFDFQVACLRSAKHFNEFKFTMRATVEKSQPWLIVDSLPFAEEQAILASRNFYIDHHLYLGFTHYTSILESYHTRLLNRPHKQPVIDYLTQLNQYVYELLEFDPVPTNVHTTASEVFYLGKGVCQDYTHLFLAIARLNRIPCRYVSGYLNQGGSLVGSAVMHAWAEAFIPGHGWFGFDPTNNLLVSIDHIKAAHGVDYSDCSPLRGILKTQGQNYTSYYVDVLTTQMQEQTQQ; translated from the coding sequence ATGGCTACCGAATATACCATTAATTACCATACGCATAACCAGTACGAAGCTCCGGTAACCGAAGCCCTCTTTGAATTGTTAGTAGCGCCTTGCACCGATGCTACCCAAAGAATAACTAAGTTAACGTATTACAATTCGTTAGGGCAAGAACTTTATTACCATGGTAATCCTTTTGATTTCCAGGTAGCCTGCTTGCGCTCCGCAAAACATTTTAACGAATTTAAATTTACAATGCGGGCCACCGTAGAAAAAAGCCAGCCCTGGCTAATAGTAGATTCTTTACCATTTGCCGAAGAACAAGCTATTTTGGCTTCCCGTAATTTTTACATTGATCATCATTTGTATTTGGGTTTTACCCATTACACCAGTATTCTGGAATCGTATCATACGCGGCTGTTAAACCGTCCGCACAAGCAACCTGTTATTGATTATCTTACTCAATTAAACCAATACGTATATGAGTTACTGGAATTTGATCCGGTACCCACCAATGTGCATACCACCGCCAGCGAAGTTTTTTATTTAGGTAAGGGTGTTTGCCAGGATTATACGCATTTGTTTTTGGCCATTGCCCGGCTTAACCGCATTCCTTGCCGCTACGTATCGGGTTATTTAAATCAGGGGGGCAGTTTAGTGGGTTCGGCGGTAATGCACGCCTGGGCCGAAGCATTTATTCCCGGACATGGCTGGTTTGGTTTTGACCCGACAAATAATCTTTTAGTAAGTATTGATCATATTAAAGCCGCCCACGGCGTAGATTACAGCGATTGCAGCCCATTACGTGGCATTCTTAAAACCCAAGGCCAAAACTACACCTCGTATTACGTTGATGTTCTAACCACCCAAATGCAAGAACAAACGCAGCAGTAA
- a CDS encoding alpha-E domain-containing protein, translating into MLSRIGNSLFWMGRYIERAEHVARYTKVHYVSSLDAPLAQNKENTLESILTMVGIQADYYQKYTQLNDDDVLCFITIDENNSYSIVSTVNLIRENARGTRDSISMELWEAINRFYHSINKYDGVRFQQKGIFSFAREVEENSSVIKGLIANTLIRDEVWMLISLGINLERAVQICKMILTTLYDVEKIDPSRRGGPSENYQWTLLLKSAQAFDMYKRYYKTNIQRRNILDFLLFNALFPKSLSYNLTYIQKNIQNIAFQEAKGKDSITFKVGKSAAQLQYMTIDEVEDDTIAFLNKALEKLYKLGRLLEEKYLVY; encoded by the coding sequence ATGTTATCGAGAATTGGTAATAGTTTGTTCTGGATGGGGCGCTACATTGAGCGGGCAGAGCACGTAGCCCGTTACACTAAGGTTCATTACGTTTCGTCGTTAGATGCTCCTTTAGCGCAAAACAAAGAAAATACTTTGGAATCTATTTTAACCATGGTAGGCATTCAGGCAGATTATTATCAAAAGTATACGCAACTAAATGACGATGATGTTCTCTGCTTTATTACCATAGACGAAAATAATTCTTATTCTATTGTATCTACCGTTAACTTAATCCGGGAGAATGCCCGGGGTACTCGCGACAGCATTTCGATGGAATTATGGGAAGCCATTAACCGGTTTTACCACAGTATTAATAAATACGACGGAGTTCGGTTCCAACAAAAAGGAATTTTCAGTTTTGCCCGGGAGGTAGAAGAAAATAGTTCGGTTATAAAAGGATTAATTGCCAATACGCTTATCCGCGACGAAGTATGGATGCTGATCTCCTTAGGAATTAATTTAGAAAGAGCCGTTCAAATCTGTAAAATGATTTTAACAACTTTATACGACGTCGAGAAAATAGATCCATCCAGGCGAGGTGGCCCATCGGAAAATTACCAATGGACTTTGTTGTTAAAAAGCGCCCAAGCATTTGATATGTACAAACGCTATTATAAAACCAATATTCAGCGCCGCAATATTCTTGATTTTTTACTTTTTAACGCTTTATTTCCAAAATCGCTGTCTTATAACCTAACCTACATCCAAAAAAACATTCAGAATATTGCTTTTCAAGAAGCAAAAGGTAAAGATTCGATTACGTTTAAGGTGGGGAAAAGCGCCGCGCAACTTCAATACATGACTATTGATGAAGTAGAAGATGATACCATTGCCTTTTTAAATAAAGCGCTCGAAAAGTTATACAAATTGGGCAGACTACTGGAAGAAAAATATCTTGTTTACTAA
- a CDS encoding circularly permuted type 2 ATP-grasp protein, with protein MSDVRNYETYQGVFSGYDIKPGFLDEVFNAQGEVLPHYSLVLNQFKKFSLEDFNELNELAKISFFNQGVTFAVYSDKARGVERIFPFDLFPRIISAEDWSHLERGVIQRNVAINLFIQDIYNKKQILRDGIVPAELIFSSGHYAKAMLGINPVGNIYNHISGTDLIKHSDGQYYVLEDNVRCPSGVSYVLSNREAMKKTLFNLFRKHDVLSVQDYPQQLLAIMQSVAPPSDNEPICVVLTPGVYNSAYYEHSFLALTMGIPLVEGRDLFVDQNYVYMKTIYGPQRVDVIYRRIDDFYIDPLAFNADSVLGIPGLMGAYREGNVSLLNAPGTGAADDKAVYSYVPEIIKYYLGEDPILNNVHTYRCELDNDYKYVLEHMEDLVVKPVDESGGYGILVGSNSTREQREELKKAITANRRKYIAQPIMSLSLHSTYIEKENKFEGRHIDLRTYTLLGKDKQFVIKGGLSRVALTKGSLVVNSSQGGGSKDTWVLAQ; from the coding sequence ATGAGTGATGTCCGGAATTACGAAACGTACCAAGGAGTTTTTAGCGGTTACGATATTAAACCAGGTTTTCTGGATGAAGTGTTTAACGCGCAGGGAGAAGTTTTACCGCATTATAGTTTGGTATTAAATCAGTTTAAAAAATTTAGCTTAGAAGATTTTAATGAACTGAATGAACTGGCTAAAATCTCTTTTTTTAACCAGGGAGTAACGTTTGCCGTGTATTCTGATAAGGCCCGGGGCGTAGAACGTATTTTTCCTTTTGATCTTTTTCCGCGCATTATTTCGGCAGAGGATTGGAGCCATTTAGAACGCGGGGTAATTCAACGTAACGTAGCCATTAATTTATTCATTCAGGATATTTATAACAAAAAGCAGATTTTACGCGATGGGATTGTGCCGGCCGAACTTATTTTTAGTTCGGGCCATTACGCCAAAGCCATGTTGGGCATTAATCCGGTAGGTAATATTTATAATCATATTTCGGGTACTGATTTAATTAAACACAGCGATGGCCAGTATTACGTGCTCGAAGATAACGTGCGCTGCCCTTCCGGAGTGAGTTACGTGCTTTCTAACCGCGAAGCCATGAAGAAAACGCTGTTTAATCTTTTCCGCAAGCACGATGTTTTGTCGGTACAGGATTATCCGCAACAGTTGCTGGCAATTATGCAATCGGTAGCGCCACCGAGCGATAATGAACCTATTTGCGTGGTATTAACTCCGGGTGTATATAATTCGGCGTATTACGAACATTCTTTCCTGGCGCTTACTATGGGCATACCCCTGGTAGAAGGGCGCGATTTATTCGTGGACCAGAATTACGTGTACATGAAAACCATTTATGGTCCGCAACGAGTAGATGTTATTTACCGGCGCATAGATGATTTCTATATTGATCCTTTGGCTTTTAACGCCGATTCAGTATTAGGTATTCCGGGTTTAATGGGAGCTTACCGCGAAGGTAACGTTTCTTTGCTTAACGCACCAGGTACCGGTGCCGCCGACGATAAAGCAGTATATAGTTACGTGCCGGAAATAATAAAATACTACCTGGGCGAAGATCCTATTTTAAATAATGTGCATACCTACCGTTGCGAACTGGACAATGATTACAAGTATGTACTGGAACACATGGAAGACCTGGTGGTGAAACCGGTTGATGAATCGGGAGGATATGGTATTTTGGTGGGTAGTAATTCTACGCGCGAGCAGCGTGAAGAACTAAAGAAAGCGATTACCGCCAACCGAAGGAAATACATTGCCCAACCAATAATGTCGCTTTCACTGCATTCTACCTATATCGAAAAAGAAAACAAATTTGAAGGCCGGCACATTGATTTACGCACGTATACCTTATTAGGCAAAGACAAGCAATTTGTAATAAAAGGCGGCTTGTCGCGGGTGGCGCTAACCAAAGGCAGTTTAGTGGTAAACTCTTCCCAAGGCGGCGGCTCCAAAGATACGTGGGTACTAGCCCAATAG
- a CDS encoding sugar phosphate isomerase/epimerase family protein, producing MKKISYLFSLLLFSGQFLPDADAQSGKPLFPQMPGMEAYTYRVSFKKDVAATLDTIKSLGFTELETGTNPYGLTAEAFRKMLDERNLKSPSVGAGYEEIVKDPVEVARKAKVLGAKYVMVAWIPHQKEFTLADAQKAASDFNRVGKILKDQGITFCYHNHGYEFVPYNNGTLFDYLAANTDPRYVSFEMDILWAFHGGQDPVQLLNKYGSRWKLMHLKDLKKGVKGDLTGNTPIENDVALGTGQLDIPAILKAAKKVGIKHYFIEDESPQPHKQVPQTLTYLKSLTE from the coding sequence ATGAAAAAAATATCTTATTTATTCTCTTTGCTCTTATTTTCCGGTCAGTTTTTGCCCGACGCAGATGCTCAATCCGGTAAGCCTTTGTTTCCGCAAATGCCCGGCATGGAGGCCTATACTTACCGCGTTAGCTTTAAAAAAGACGTAGCCGCTACCCTCGACACCATTAAATCGTTAGGATTTACGGAGCTGGAAACAGGCACCAATCCTTATGGACTTACGGCCGAAGCCTTCCGGAAAATGTTGGATGAGCGTAATTTAAAAAGTCCATCGGTGGGCGCAGGATACGAAGAAATTGTTAAAGACCCGGTAGAAGTAGCCCGGAAAGCCAAGGTATTAGGCGCTAAATACGTAATGGTGGCCTGGATACCGCATCAAAAAGAATTTACCTTAGCCGATGCTCAAAAAGCAGCTAGTGATTTTAACCGGGTAGGTAAAATTTTAAAAGATCAGGGCATTACTTTCTGTTACCATAACCACGGTTACGAATTTGTACCTTATAATAACGGTACTTTGTTCGATTACCTGGCCGCTAATACCGATCCGCGATACGTTTCCTTCGAGATGGATATTTTGTGGGCTTTTCACGGCGGACAAGATCCGGTACAATTGTTAAATAAATACGGCAGCCGCTGGAAGCTCATGCACTTAAAAGATTTGAAAAAAGGCGTAAAAGGCGATTTAACCGGAAATACGCCTATTGAAAACGATGTAGCACTGGGTACCGGCCAGCTGGATATTCCGGCAATTTTAAAGGCAGCCAAAAAAGTAGGTATTAAACATTACTTTATCGAAGACGAAAGTCCACAACCGCACAAACAAGTACCGCAAACTTTAACTTATTTGAAGAGTTTAACGGAATAG